The Xiphophorus maculatus strain JP 163 A chromosome 23, X_maculatus-5.0-male, whole genome shotgun sequence genome contains a region encoding:
- the LOC102234135 gene encoding choline transporter-like protein 1 isoform X2 has protein sequence MGCCGSAERTKREWRPLEDRSCTDLPWFLLFTVFCVGMGSICGFTIATGGAARLVFGYDSYGNTCGRRNERIEGVQLSGLDHTDRKFVFFLDPCNIDIVQRKIKSMALCVSLCPPEELKTHQDLKRFAMTNGSELCSYELPAHRYPALPERLARCPKLPVPRSKPLPLFNRCTPVDMSCYARFAEAVVTFVGDSSVLHRLIAGVAASKEIIVGLCVLALALSMVLMVIIRYISAVLVWILTSLVVLGSLAGTSVLWWFYIDHRLYANDTSSKDPKETKQEAPEGQRDGGQALLVYAAAATIFTIILLLLMLFMRKRVALTIALFHVAGKVFIHLPLLTLQPFITFLALLLFWVYWILVLLFLGTTGNPEQNEETGLTEFRLTGSLQYLTWYHAVGLVWISEFILACQQMTVAGAVVTYYFTRDKNRLPVTPILSSVLRLVRYHLGTVAKGSFIITLVKIPRLVLMYVHNQLKGRENVCARCLLKSCICCLWCLEKCLNYLNQNAYAATAINSTSFCTSARDAFVILVENALRVATINAVGDFVLFLGKVLIMTCTAFAGVLLLNYQRDYAEWLLPLIIVCLFAFLVAHCFLSIFEIVVDVLFLCFAIDTKYNDGSPGKEFFMDKALMEFVESSRRLERAGGRGRSRVKEAASEGAEMKPMAPGTSSA, from the exons ATGGGATGCTGCGGGAGCGCGGAG CGGACAAAGAGAGAATGGAGACCGCTGGAGGACCGGAGCTGCACCGACCTGCCCTGGTTCCTGCTCTTCACAGTCTTCTGCGTCGGCATG GGCAGCATCTGTGGCTTCACCATCGCCACTGGCGGCGCCGCTCGCCTCGTCTTCGGCTACGACAGCTACGGCAACACCTGCGGCCGGCGTAACGAGCGGATCGAAGGCGTGCAGCTGAGCGGGCTGGACCACACCGACAGGAA GTTCGTCTTCTTCCTGGATCCCTGCAACATCGACATCGTCCAGAGGAAAATCAAGTCCATGGCTCTGTGTGTGTCCCTGTGCCCCCCCGAGGAGCTGAAGACCCACCAGGACCTGAAGAGGTTCGCCATGACCAATG GTTCGGAGCTTTGCTCCTATGAGTTGCCGGCTCATCGTTACCCGGCGCTACCGGAGCGACTCGCCAGGTGTCCCAAGCTTCCCGTCCCCCGCAG CAAGCCGCTGCCGCTCTTCAACCGCTGCACGCCGGTGGACATGTCGTGCTACGCCAGGTTCGCCGAGGCGGTGGTGACCTTCGTGGGTGACAGCAGCGTCCTGCATCGCCTCATCGCCGGCGTCGCCGCCAGCAAAGAGATCATCGTCGGACTCTGTGTCCTCGCCTTAG CACTGTCCATGGTCCTCATGGTGATCATCCGCTACATCTCGGCCGTGCTGGTCTGGATCCTTACCTCGCTGGTGGTGCTGGGCTCCCTGG cGGGGACCAGCGTCCTCTGGTGGTTCTACATCGACCACCGTCTGTATGCCAACGACACGTCCTCCAAGGACCCCAAGGAGACCAAACAGGAGGCACCGGAGGGGCAGCGTGACGGCGGCCAGGCGCTGCTGGTCTacgccgccgccgccaccaTCTTCACC atcatcctgctgctgctgatgctctTCATGAGGAAGCGCGTGGCGCTCACCATCGCTCTGTTCCACGTCGCAGGAAAAGTCTTCATCCACCTGCCGCTGCTCACCCTGCAGCCCTTCATCACTTTCCTCGCCCTGCTCCTCTTCTGGGTCTACTGGATCCTGGTGCTGCTCTTCCTGGGAACCACCG GGAACCCGGAGCAGAACGAGGAGACGGGCTTGACGGAGTTCCGGCTGACGGGCTCGCTGCAGTACCTTACCTGGTACCACGCCGTGGGTCTGGTCTGGATCAGCGAGTTCATCCTGGCCTGCCAGCAGATGACTGTCGCTGGCGCCGTTGTCACCTACTACTTCACCAG GGATAAGAACCGGCTGCCGGTGACGCCCATCCTGTCGTCGGTTCTGAGGCTGGTCCGGTACCACCTAGGAACCGTTGCTAAGGGGTCCTTCATCATCACGCTAGTGAAGATCCCCCGCCTCGTCCTGATGTACGTCCACAACCAGTTGAAAGGACGG GAGAACGTGTGCGCCCGCTGCCTGCTGAAGTCCTGCATCTGCTGCCTGTGGTGTTTGGAGAAGTGCCTCAACTACTTGAACCAG AATGCATACGCAGCCACTGCCATCAACAGTACCAGTTTCTGCACGTCGGCCCGGGATGCCTTCGTCATCCTGGTAGAGAACGCGCTGCGGGTCGCCACCATCAACGCCGTGGGAGACTTTGTGCTCTTCCTGGGGAAG GTTCTGATCATGACGTGCACGGCATTCGCCGGCGTCCTGCTCCTCAACTACCAGCGGGACTACGCCGAGTGGCTGCTGCCGCTCATCATCGTCTGCCTCTTCGCCTTCCTGGTGGCCCACTGCTTCCTGTCCATCTTCGAGATCGTGGTGGACGTCCTGTTCCTGTGCTTCGCCATTGACACCAAGTACAACGATGGCAGCCCTGGGAAGGAGTTCTTCATGGACAAAGCTCTGATG GAGTTCGTGGAGAGCAGTCGGCGGCTGGAGCGCGCGGGCGGACGTGGGCGGAGCCGGGTGAAAGAGGCGGCGTCGGAGGGGGCAGAGATGAAGCCCATG gctCCAGGGACGAGTTCGGCTTGA
- the LOC102234135 gene encoding choline transporter-like protein 1 isoform X1, translating into MDSKRISSASQQQVRLRQKRTKREWRPLEDRSCTDLPWFLLFTVFCVGMGSICGFTIATGGAARLVFGYDSYGNTCGRRNERIEGVQLSGLDHTDRKFVFFLDPCNIDIVQRKIKSMALCVSLCPPEELKTHQDLKRFAMTNGSELCSYELPAHRYPALPERLARCPKLPVPRSKPLPLFNRCTPVDMSCYARFAEAVVTFVGDSSVLHRLIAGVAASKEIIVGLCVLALALSMVLMVIIRYISAVLVWILTSLVVLGSLAGTSVLWWFYIDHRLYANDTSSKDPKETKQEAPEGQRDGGQALLVYAAAATIFTIILLLLMLFMRKRVALTIALFHVAGKVFIHLPLLTLQPFITFLALLLFWVYWILVLLFLGTTGNPEQNEETGLTEFRLTGSLQYLTWYHAVGLVWISEFILACQQMTVAGAVVTYYFTRDKNRLPVTPILSSVLRLVRYHLGTVAKGSFIITLVKIPRLVLMYVHNQLKGRENVCARCLLKSCICCLWCLEKCLNYLNQNAYAATAINSTSFCTSARDAFVILVENALRVATINAVGDFVLFLGKVLIMTCTAFAGVLLLNYQRDYAEWLLPLIIVCLFAFLVAHCFLSIFEIVVDVLFLCFAIDTKYNDGSPGKEFFMDKALMEFVESSRRLERAGGRGRSRVKEAASEGAEMKPMAPGTSSA; encoded by the exons ATGGATTCGAAGCGGATCTCTTCAGCCTCTCAGCAGCAGGTCCGACTCAGACAAAAG CGGACAAAGAGAGAATGGAGACCGCTGGAGGACCGGAGCTGCACCGACCTGCCCTGGTTCCTGCTCTTCACAGTCTTCTGCGTCGGCATG GGCAGCATCTGTGGCTTCACCATCGCCACTGGCGGCGCCGCTCGCCTCGTCTTCGGCTACGACAGCTACGGCAACACCTGCGGCCGGCGTAACGAGCGGATCGAAGGCGTGCAGCTGAGCGGGCTGGACCACACCGACAGGAA GTTCGTCTTCTTCCTGGATCCCTGCAACATCGACATCGTCCAGAGGAAAATCAAGTCCATGGCTCTGTGTGTGTCCCTGTGCCCCCCCGAGGAGCTGAAGACCCACCAGGACCTGAAGAGGTTCGCCATGACCAATG GTTCGGAGCTTTGCTCCTATGAGTTGCCGGCTCATCGTTACCCGGCGCTACCGGAGCGACTCGCCAGGTGTCCCAAGCTTCCCGTCCCCCGCAG CAAGCCGCTGCCGCTCTTCAACCGCTGCACGCCGGTGGACATGTCGTGCTACGCCAGGTTCGCCGAGGCGGTGGTGACCTTCGTGGGTGACAGCAGCGTCCTGCATCGCCTCATCGCCGGCGTCGCCGCCAGCAAAGAGATCATCGTCGGACTCTGTGTCCTCGCCTTAG CACTGTCCATGGTCCTCATGGTGATCATCCGCTACATCTCGGCCGTGCTGGTCTGGATCCTTACCTCGCTGGTGGTGCTGGGCTCCCTGG cGGGGACCAGCGTCCTCTGGTGGTTCTACATCGACCACCGTCTGTATGCCAACGACACGTCCTCCAAGGACCCCAAGGAGACCAAACAGGAGGCACCGGAGGGGCAGCGTGACGGCGGCCAGGCGCTGCTGGTCTacgccgccgccgccaccaTCTTCACC atcatcctgctgctgctgatgctctTCATGAGGAAGCGCGTGGCGCTCACCATCGCTCTGTTCCACGTCGCAGGAAAAGTCTTCATCCACCTGCCGCTGCTCACCCTGCAGCCCTTCATCACTTTCCTCGCCCTGCTCCTCTTCTGGGTCTACTGGATCCTGGTGCTGCTCTTCCTGGGAACCACCG GGAACCCGGAGCAGAACGAGGAGACGGGCTTGACGGAGTTCCGGCTGACGGGCTCGCTGCAGTACCTTACCTGGTACCACGCCGTGGGTCTGGTCTGGATCAGCGAGTTCATCCTGGCCTGCCAGCAGATGACTGTCGCTGGCGCCGTTGTCACCTACTACTTCACCAG GGATAAGAACCGGCTGCCGGTGACGCCCATCCTGTCGTCGGTTCTGAGGCTGGTCCGGTACCACCTAGGAACCGTTGCTAAGGGGTCCTTCATCATCACGCTAGTGAAGATCCCCCGCCTCGTCCTGATGTACGTCCACAACCAGTTGAAAGGACGG GAGAACGTGTGCGCCCGCTGCCTGCTGAAGTCCTGCATCTGCTGCCTGTGGTGTTTGGAGAAGTGCCTCAACTACTTGAACCAG AATGCATACGCAGCCACTGCCATCAACAGTACCAGTTTCTGCACGTCGGCCCGGGATGCCTTCGTCATCCTGGTAGAGAACGCGCTGCGGGTCGCCACCATCAACGCCGTGGGAGACTTTGTGCTCTTCCTGGGGAAG GTTCTGATCATGACGTGCACGGCATTCGCCGGCGTCCTGCTCCTCAACTACCAGCGGGACTACGCCGAGTGGCTGCTGCCGCTCATCATCGTCTGCCTCTTCGCCTTCCTGGTGGCCCACTGCTTCCTGTCCATCTTCGAGATCGTGGTGGACGTCCTGTTCCTGTGCTTCGCCATTGACACCAAGTACAACGATGGCAGCCCTGGGAAGGAGTTCTTCATGGACAAAGCTCTGATG GAGTTCGTGGAGAGCAGTCGGCGGCTGGAGCGCGCGGGCGGACGTGGGCGGAGCCGGGTGAAAGAGGCGGCGTCGGAGGGGGCAGAGATGAAGCCCATG gctCCAGGGACGAGTTCGGCTTGA